A region of the Dickeya chrysanthemi NCPPB 402 genome:
TGGGTTGATACAGTGACGACAGACATCCGCCGGCAATCCCGACCAGGATGGCGGCGGGAATAGACGAGATCAGCAACCCCACACAGGCGCCGCTCAGCGCGGTTGCCACCACCAGACTCTGACGACGCCTGAATGACGCCAGCAGGAAGCTCAAAAACAGGGCCGGCAGCATAAACGAGAGTGCGGCTTCGACCGCGGGATAGCCGTCCAACGGGCCGTTGCCGAACAGTGCGCCGATTACCGTACCGGCGACCCACGACAACCAGGCGTTTAGTGCCACGCCCAGCATCCAGGCTTCACTCCAGCGTCGGTTATCCCTTGATAACCGTACGGTGGCGGCGGCAAACACCTCGTCGGTCAGACCGAAAGCCCACCAGGCGGTTCTGGCGGTCGGCAGGCGTTGCCTGATGCGGTGACGCAGTGACGGGCCGTACAAGACGTGGCGGACATCCATTGCCATGACGGTTAAGGCGGCCACCCAAATCGAGGCGCCGGCGCTCAGTAATGCGGTGATGACAAACTGGCTGGCGCCGGCGTAGATAACGCAGGACAAAAAAATCGCTTCGAGCGGCGTGAAACCCAGTTTGACGGCGTTCAGACCAAATGCAAACGCGACCGGAACGTAGCCGATGACGATGGGCATGCTATCCAGCAAGCCTCTGGCAAACGAAGCGTGAGGCGTCGTCACTTAGCGCATCTCCGGTAGCGATGACTCGTCATGATAGCCCCGCCACCACACCAGCAGACCCAACAGGCTCAGAAGACACCCGGCGCCTGAGACGCCGAGCCAGCCGAAATGCTGGTAAGCGTAAGCGGAGATCACCGAGCCGAGGGCGCCGCCGATGAAATAGCTGGTCATGTAACCGGCAGTGAGGCGATTACGCGCCTCCGGCTGTATGCGGTACGTCACGCTTTGATTGGTGACATGCATCCCCTGAACCGCCATGTCCAGCACGACGATGCCGATCAGCAGCGGCACTATGGCATTGACGCCGGCGGCGATCGGCAGCCACGACAAAATCAGCAACAACCAGCCTACCGTAGTGGAGAGCCTGGCTTTACCCTGGTCCACCAGTCGGCCTGCACGGCCGGCGGCCAGCGCGCCCGCCGCTCCGGCCAGCCCGAATAGTCCGATCACGCCTTCGCTGTAGTGGTAAGGCGCGGCGGAAAGCAGAAACGCCATTGATGTCCACATGATGCTGAAATTGGAGAATGAAATCGCGCCCATGAGCGCACGGGTGCGCAACACGCGGGAGTTGCCGAAGAGCCGGAAGATGGAAATGAGTAACTGCAGGTAATTCAGATCAGTGGATGGACGATACTGCGGCAGCGCGCGCCACATCAACAGCGCCATTGCCGTCATCAATAGACTGGCTACCCAATAGACCGTGCGCCAGTCCCCCAACGAGGCCAGCGCGCCGGCCAGCGTTCTGGCCAGCAGGATGCCGAGCAACAGGCCGCTCATAATGGTCCCAACGACTTTGCCTCGATGTGCCGGTGAAGCCAGCGTCGCTGCCAGCGGTACCAGAATCTGTGCTACCACCGAGAACAAACCGGTTATGGCGGTGCCGGTCACCATCAGCCATAACGATGGTGCGGAGGCGGTAATCAACATGCCGCCCGCCGCCAGCAGTGTCATACCGACAATTAAGCGGCGGCGCTCAAACCGGTCGCCCAACGGCACCAGAAACATCAGGCCGCAGGCATAGCCCAGTTGGGCTGCGGTGACGATAAAACCGGCCTGATTGACCGACAGGCTGAAGGCTTGAGCGATAGCGTCCAACAAGGGTTGAGCATAATAGTTGCTGGCAACCGCCAACCCGGTGGCGGCGGACATTAACAACGTCAGTGCCGGAGTTAAGCCGACGGAGGAGGAAGATACGGACATGTGGAATGGTTAACTTGATGTTGCGCTTGAATAATTGATTTAGTATTGAACAGTCACGCTGGAGAATCCAGCAATTTGTCTTATAAATTCTCATGAGAATAATCAGGCGTTTTATCAGACAGGCCAGAAAGAATGGGCTATCGGAGGCGGTTTAGCTGTCGTGACGCGAGGGAAAAAAGCGTGAGGATACCCACTCCGGTATCCTCCAGATGATGTCGTTGCGATCGCTGTGCTGTTTGGCGAATGTACTGTTTGGTGAATGTACTGTTTGGCGAATGTGCTATTTGGCGGCGGCGCGGGCGGAATCAATCCAACGATTAAATTGCGCCTGGTGCGCGTTAACCCAGCCGTTGACGTGGCGTTCGATATCCTCCTGAGACGCTTCGCCCTGATGCATACGCAGGTTCTGGGCATTAATGTCTGCCAGCGGCAGTTTCATGATGGCGAACAGTTTGGCCGCCGCAGGGTTCTTTTCAGCCCAGGCTTTGTTGGCGATGATGCGCATCTTGTTGACCGGAAAACCGTAATTGGCGCCATTGGGTAATTGGGTGTCGGTATTTTTCTGTTTGCCGGGCAGCGAGGAGAATGGTACCTGCAGCCACACCACGTCCCGTCCCGGCACCAGCACATCGCTTACCCAGTACGGCGTCCAGGTGAAATAAAGAATCGATTTCCCTTGTTTGTAACGCGTGATCGTGTCGGCGATTAACGCCGCGTAGTTCCCCTGATTGTGGTTGACGGTATTATTCAGCCCGTAAGCCTGAATCTGATGATTAATCACGCCATCACATCCCCAACCGGGGTTACAGCCGGTCAGATCCGCTTTGCCGTCGCCGTTGGTGTCGAACAAGGCGGCCAGCTTGGGATCCTTGAGCTGATCCAAACGAGTAATGTGGTATTTATCGGCGGTTTTCTTGTCGATCAGATACCCTTGTGCCGCACCGGAAACATAGACGCCCTGACGATAGAAGGCGGCGTCGCCGCCGGCCGCCTGATACATGTCGTCATGCAACGGTTGCCAGTTGACTGCACTGAATGTGGCGTCGCCGTTGGCGATCGAGGTGTAACCGACGTTGTAGTCGACTTCGCTGGGGGTATCGACGGTATAACCCAGTTTCTCCAACGCCTTGCTGACCAGCAGCGTCTGGAAGGTTTCTTCAGAAAGAGTGCTTTGCACCGGCTTGACGGTGATGCCTTTGCCGGGAAGGTCGTCGGCGGCAAACAAGCCGGTACTCAGTACGGTAGTCAGGGCAAGCGTTGCCATGCTGATATTACGCATACGGATAGTCCTCATGTTGATTCAATACGTGGTCGCCAGCGACTGGCTGTCGTATCAAAAGGCGCAGCCGGGCGTTATCGGCCGCAAGTTCAGACGGTGCCGACCGGATGGGTCATCCCTGGGATGTGAGGAAAGGGCGAATCAACCACCCCAGCGGCCCACGCTGGAACCAGTGGCGATGACTGCGGCTGCGGGCATCGCGCCCCAGCGATTGGGTCAAACGGTCCAGAATGATGGCCAGAATGACGATGCTGACTCCGCCGATGGAAGCCAGCCCCATGTCGAGGCGGCCGATGCCGCGCAACACCATCTGCCCAAGCCCGCCGACGGCGATCATCGAGGCGATGACGACCATCGACAGCGTCAGCATCAGTGTTTGGTTGATACCGGCCATGATGGTAGGCATCGCCAGCGGCAACTGGACCTTGAACAGCATCTGGCGCGGGCTGGCGCCAAAGGATTGCGCCGCTTCCACCAGATCGGCCGGCACCTGGCGAATGCCGAGTATGGTCAGACGAACAATCGGCGGCAGAGCGAAAATAATCGTCACGACGACGCCCGGCACGTTGCCGATACCGAATAGCATCACTATCGGCACCAGGTAAACGAAGGCCGGGGTGGTTTGCATGGCATCCAGCAGCGGACGCACAACGCGGGCGGCGCGGTCGCTATGCGCCAGCCAGATACCCAGCGGCAAGCCGAGAATGATGCAGAAAAACAGTGCCGTCAGCACCAGCGCCAGTGTCACCATCGCCTGAGACCAGGCGCCGATAGCGCCGATGATGACCAGCGACAGCAATGTCGCGACGCCCATGCCGAAACTGGAGACCTGCCAGGCCAGCAGAGAAAACGCCAGAATAGCGACGGGGGCAGGCAGGCTGGTCAGCAGTTGTTGAAAACCGGTGAGAATGACATCGACCGGCACGCGGATACCCTGAAACAGCGGGCGAAAATGCAATACCAGCCAGTCGATGCCTTCCGTCACCCAACGGTCGAGCGGCACCAGCGTATGCCGGAACGGATCCATCAGGTTGATGTGCTCAGGTGCCGGCGTCGGCGTGTTCAGCCAGTCGCTGCCATCCTGATGTACGTCATTGGCGGCGGGTGGGGGCGACGTATTCCAGGCATCGTCAGGGTTATCTTGCGTCTGAGCGTTTCCCGCCGGCGCGGATGAGGCCACCCAGGGATCGGTTTGCGCCGGGTGGCCGCCGGATGAACTCACCGCGGCCGGGTGGTGGTTGGCGGCGTTGGCGGTGGGATCCGGTAGTTGGCTTTCTTCCCAGGGATTTTGCGTGGTATCAGTCATGCAGCGTACTCTCCTTATCCAGTGCCTGCAGCAGCATCCCCTTGGAGATAATGCCGAGGTATTCATGGTGTTCCCCCACAACAGGTACGGCGCAGGGTGCCTGAGCCACCTGAGATATCAGCTCGTTGAGCGACATATCCCCAGGAACCGGCAACGGTGCGGGCAGCAGCGCCTGCTCCAGCGGCTGCTGATCACGCAGCGCCTGTTTGAGTGAATCAATGGAGACTACGCCGATGAATTTACGGCCCCGTTCCAGCACATAGCCGTACTCGCGATCCTCTTCTTGCAGGATCTTCAGCGCGGATCGCGGGCCGACGCCCGGCGTTTTGCGGATGATCGTGACCGGACGGCGGCGAGCGATGTCTTTGGCGCTGAACACATGGCTGATGTCCACGCCGCGGAAGAACGTGCGTACATAGTCGTTGGCCGGATTATTGAGGATCTCATCCGGCGTGCCGACCTGGACCACCTCGCCGCTATGCATGATGGCGATGCGATCGCCGATGCGCATAGCTTCATCCAGATCGTGCGAGATGAAAACGATGGTACGTTGCTGACGCGCCTGTAGCTTGATCAGCTCATCCTGCATCTCGGTACGGATCAACGGGTCAAGCGCGGAAAAGGCTTCGTCCATCAGCAAAATGTCCGGATCGTTGGCCAGCGCACGGGCCAGGCCGACACGCTGGCGCATGCCACCGGAGAGCTCGTCCGGGTAGGTGCCGGCGTATGTTTCGAGCCCGACCTGCTGCAAGGCATGCAGCGCTTTTTGCTCGCGTTTTTCGCGGGGCACGCCGGCTAAATCCATGCCGAATGCGGTATTGTCGAGCACATTCAGGTGAGGCATCAGCGCGAAAGACTGAAACACCATGCTGATCTTCTTACGACGCAGGGCACGCAATGCACCGTCCGGCAGGCGGGAAATATCCTCGCCGTCGATCAGCACCTGGCCGCGTGTCGGTTCTATCAGGCGATTGAGAAGGCGTACCAGAGTGGATTTACCGGAACCGGATAATCCCATGATCACAAAAACTTCGCCTTCTTCAATGGTCAGATTGGCGTCTTTCACGCCGACAGTCAGACCGGTTTTCTCAAATATTTGATCTTTATTGAGCCCTTGTTCCAGAAGCCTGAAAGCCCGGTTTGGATGCTCGCCGAATATCTTATACAGATGTTTTACTTCAATTTTAATTGCCATGTAATTAAAGGTTTCCTGTGCGGTGTGATTTTTATTTTGACCTCGTTGTGGGTAAGACTGTTTATACCCTAACCAGAATTAATCCATGTGACAACCCTTGAGTTTGTCCTGGTTTATGTATTGCATTAACGGATGAACGATATTTTTGTAAGCGGGGGTGTTGGAGTTTTAAAAAATGAAACAGAATTATCCTGTAGGTAAAAATATTAATTTATTTTTATTTTTCAATGTATTGTCGAGTTTTTTGTTGTGGGTTTTATCAGCGTGATACGTGTGTTTCCTCATGGCGACAATAATAAATTTTTTGCGGATTTGGATGGTAAATATATGGTTTTTTTGAAATTCATTTGTTTTTTATGCGTATTCCTGTTTGGAAAATGGTTTTTTTTCGTGACTCTATTCATGGTATGAGTCGACTTATAAGATGGTGATGTCAGGATTTGGGGGGCGATGTTGTTCGGAGTTATTTCGTGGGAAATAGCCTGATCAAGCCTGGGAATAATCAGAGGATTCTGAATTTATTCGTCACCGGAATATGTGAGGAAAATAAAGCGGGAGCGGTAAATATACCCAAAATAATTCGATTTGCAGCCAGGCGGCGGAATAAGAGCCAGGCGGCGGAATAAATAGCCGGATCGCGATGCCGTGTCGCGATCCGGAAATGGGGGTTATTCTTTACCCAGCACTAAACCCGGCAGGCTGGCGGTAGTCGGCGTATGGGCTTTTTCCCGACGCGCCAGATAGCGATAGCTGCCCGCGCCCAACGCCACGCCGATAAACCAACTGAAATTGGCGACTTCATGCCAGGCCGGCACGAAGCTTATCACCAGCCCGATAGCCACCGACGGCAGCAGCGCCAGCACGGCATTCGGGTTAATGCCGTTGCGATACCAGTAGCGGCCATTCGGCGTATCGTTGAACAGCGCATCGACATCGACCTTGCCGCCTTTGATCAGGTAAAAA
Encoded here:
- a CDS encoding AzlC family ABC transporter permease, which encodes MPIVIGYVPVAFAFGLNAVKLGFTPLEAIFLSCVIYAGASQFVITALLSAGASIWVAALTVMAMDVRHVLYGPSLRHRIRQRLPTARTAWWAFGLTDEVFAAATVRLSRDNRRWSEAWMLGVALNAWLSWVAGTVIGALFGNGPLDGYPAVEAALSFMLPALFLSFLLASFRRRQSLVVATALSGACVGLLISSIPAAILVGIAGGCLSSLYQPTSLKEDTR
- a CDS encoding MFS transporter; translation: MSVSSSSVGLTPALTLLMSAATGLAVASNYYAQPLLDAIAQAFSLSVNQAGFIVTAAQLGYACGLMFLVPLGDRFERRRLIVGMTLLAAGGMLITASAPSLWLMVTGTAITGLFSVVAQILVPLAATLASPAHRGKVVGTIMSGLLLGILLARTLAGALASLGDWRTVYWVASLLMTAMALLMWRALPQYRPSTDLNYLQLLISIFRLFGNSRVLRTRALMGAISFSNFSIMWTSMAFLLSAAPYHYSEGVIGLFGLAGAAGALAAGRAGRLVDQGKARLSTTVGWLLLILSWLPIAAGVNAIVPLLIGIVVLDMAVQGMHVTNQSVTYRIQPEARNRLTAGYMTSYFIGGALGSVISAYAYQHFGWLGVSGAGCLLSLLGLLVWWRGYHDESSLPEMR
- the proX gene encoding glycine betaine/L-proline ABC transporter substrate-binding protein ProX, which gives rise to MRNISMATLALTTVLSTGLFAADDLPGKGITVKPVQSTLSEETFQTLLVSKALEKLGYTVDTPSEVDYNVGYTSIANGDATFSAVNWQPLHDDMYQAAGGDAAFYRQGVYVSGAAQGYLIDKKTADKYHITRLDQLKDPKLAALFDTNGDGKADLTGCNPGWGCDGVINHQIQAYGLNNTVNHNQGNYAALIADTITRYKQGKSILYFTWTPYWVSDVLVPGRDVVWLQVPFSSLPGKQKNTDTQLPNGANYGFPVNKMRIIANKAWAEKNPAAAKLFAIMKLPLADINAQNLRMHQGEASQEDIERHVNGWVNAHQAQFNRWIDSARAAAK
- the proW gene encoding glycine betaine/L-proline ABC transporter permease ProW, which translates into the protein MTDTTQNPWEESQLPDPTANAANHHPAAVSSSGGHPAQTDPWVASSAPAGNAQTQDNPDDAWNTSPPPAANDVHQDGSDWLNTPTPAPEHINLMDPFRHTLVPLDRWVTEGIDWLVLHFRPLFQGIRVPVDVILTGFQQLLTSLPAPVAILAFSLLAWQVSSFGMGVATLLSLVIIGAIGAWSQAMVTLALVLTALFFCIILGLPLGIWLAHSDRAARVVRPLLDAMQTTPAFVYLVPIVMLFGIGNVPGVVVTIIFALPPIVRLTILGIRQVPADLVEAAQSFGASPRQMLFKVQLPLAMPTIMAGINQTLMLTLSMVVIASMIAVGGLGQMVLRGIGRLDMGLASIGGVSIVILAIILDRLTQSLGRDARSRSHRHWFQRGPLGWLIRPFLTSQG
- the proV gene encoding glycine betaine/L-proline ABC transporter ATP-binding protein ProV; the protein is MAIKIEVKHLYKIFGEHPNRAFRLLEQGLNKDQIFEKTGLTVGVKDANLTIEEGEVFVIMGLSGSGKSTLVRLLNRLIEPTRGQVLIDGEDISRLPDGALRALRRKKISMVFQSFALMPHLNVLDNTAFGMDLAGVPREKREQKALHALQQVGLETYAGTYPDELSGGMRQRVGLARALANDPDILLMDEAFSALDPLIRTEMQDELIKLQARQQRTIVFISHDLDEAMRIGDRIAIMHSGEVVQVGTPDEILNNPANDYVRTFFRGVDISHVFSAKDIARRRPVTIIRKTPGVGPRSALKILQEEDREYGYVLERGRKFIGVVSIDSLKQALRDQQPLEQALLPAPLPVPGDMSLNELISQVAQAPCAVPVVGEHHEYLGIISKGMLLQALDKESTLHD